Proteins co-encoded in one Cytobacillus sp. NJ13 genomic window:
- a CDS encoding toxic anion resistance protein — translation MNPTKATDLNLTTQVQDDKLTENKVSEIKLALRQEPEVQNLARSIDEKDQIQILEFGKEPAVQISRFSDQILSNMRTTKVEDSGELLKQLGRIMDKFDKKDFEQGSKGIFGKLFKRGEKMIEKLFGKYQTMGAEIDKVYVEISKYQSEMVDSTTMLEQMYEQNYQYYLTLEKYAVAGQMKADDLKANQLPLLEGRAAQGDQMASMQLDTLRNAIELLEQRVYDLEMAKMVALQTAPQIRLLQRGNTKLIGKINSAFVTTIPIFKNGLIQAVAAKRQKLVADSMSELDRRTNEMLVRNAQNISNQSADIARLAGGPSIKIETIEESWNIIMKGMQETKSIEEENKRLRQDGTRRLEQLQDNFKKMKQQG, via the coding sequence ATGAATCCGACTAAAGCAACAGATTTGAATTTAACAACTCAGGTGCAGGATGACAAATTAACCGAAAATAAGGTATCTGAAATTAAGCTTGCTTTAAGGCAGGAGCCTGAGGTGCAAAATTTGGCCAGGTCCATCGATGAGAAGGACCAAATTCAAATACTTGAATTCGGTAAAGAGCCTGCTGTCCAGATTTCCCGCTTTTCCGATCAGATACTGAGCAACATGAGAACAACCAAGGTTGAAGATTCAGGTGAGCTTTTAAAACAGCTCGGCAGAATTATGGACAAATTTGACAAGAAGGATTTCGAGCAGGGATCAAAAGGGATCTTTGGCAAGCTTTTCAAGCGCGGAGAAAAGATGATTGAAAAGCTTTTCGGAAAATATCAGACAATGGGCGCGGAAATTGATAAAGTTTATGTTGAAATTTCCAAATACCAAAGTGAAATGGTTGATTCCACAACCATGCTTGAACAAATGTATGAGCAAAATTATCAGTACTATCTGACGCTCGAAAAATATGCTGTGGCAGGGCAGATGAAAGCCGACGATTTAAAAGCCAATCAGCTTCCTCTGCTGGAAGGAAGGGCGGCCCAGGGGGATCAAATGGCTTCGATGCAGCTGGATACGTTAAGAAATGCCATCGAATTGCTGGAGCAAAGAGTATATGATCTTGAAATGGCTAAAATGGTTGCCCTTCAGACAGCACCGCAAATCCGGCTGCTGCAGCGGGGCAATACTAAGCTGATCGGCAAGATTAATTCTGCATTTGTTACCACTATTCCAATCTTTAAAAATGGCCTGATTCAGGCAGTGGCAGCAAAGAGACAAAAGCTTGTTGCAGATTCAATGAGCGAGCTGGACAGACGGACAAATGAAATGCTTGTGCGCAATGCCCAGAATATTTCTAATCAAAGTGCTGATATCGCAAGATTGGCAGGCGGTCCGAGCATTAAGATAGAAACCATTGAGGAATCCTGGAATATCATCATGAAAGGTATGCAGGAGACAAAATCAATAGAAGAAGAAAACAAGCGTTTACGGCAAGATGGAACCAGGAGACTGGAACAGCTGCAGGACAATTTTAAAAAAATGAAGCAGCAGGGTTAG
- a CDS encoding TerD family protein, which yields MAINLQKGQRVDLTKGNPGLSKIMVGLGWDPVQKSGGGGLLGSLFGGGGANIDCDASVIMLGENGKLKSNKDVIYFGNLKSSDGSVQHSGDNLTGAGDGDDEQVMIDLSRVPAHVHKMVFVVNIYDSVKRKQHFGMIQNAFIRVVNSGNNQELIKYNLTDDYSGKTSLIVGEIYRHGSDWKFAAVGTGTASPGLSDVVRSYS from the coding sequence ATGGCAATAAATCTTCAAAAGGGCCAGCGTGTTGACTTAACTAAAGGAAATCCGGGATTATCTAAAATTATGGTAGGATTAGGCTGGGATCCAGTACAAAAAAGCGGAGGCGGCGGTCTCCTGGGATCTTTATTCGGAGGCGGCGGTGCAAATATCGACTGCGATGCTTCTGTTATTATGCTTGGTGAAAATGGAAAGCTTAAGAGTAATAAAGATGTTATTTATTTCGGTAATTTAAAAAGCAGCGATGGAAGTGTACAGCATTCCGGGGACAATCTTACCGGAGCGGGAGATGGAGACGACGAGCAGGTAATGATTGATTTAAGCAGAGTGCCGGCACACGTTCACAAAATGGTTTTTGTCGTAAACATCTATGATAGTGTAAAAAGAAAGCAGCATTTTGGAATGATTCAGAATGCATTCATTCGTGTCGTAAACTCGGGAAATAATCAAGAATTGATTAAATACAATCTTACAGATGATTACAGCGGAAAAACTAGTTTAATTGTTGGTGAGATTTATCGCCATGGAAGCGATTGGAAATTTGCTGCAGTTGGCACTGGAACGGCTTCTCCCGGCCTGTCAGATGTTGTGCGTTCATATTCATAA
- a CDS encoding toxin, with protein MRKMVLTFTIMMVSLALLGNSQAAMGGIKLKDYPHSSQLKEFLSLKSPRQLGDIFILPLEPFDEGEAAEMISRVDNLPASLLSKIEDQDIKVKLFVGKLTDNPTAQHLEGVIPRGYTGGTTWDDVPGIGGAKTVLVKIGYSDKGKGHGSVNLELHELAHSVDRHVYNGIRFNQKFLSVWKAEKAKLFPGQNYFLSFPEEYFAEAFAMYFAGGESRKLLRVNAPKTYDFINKLN; from the coding sequence ATGCGCAAAATGGTACTGACATTTACAATCATGATGGTTTCCCTTGCACTGCTGGGGAATTCTCAGGCAGCCATGGGCGGGATAAAACTAAAGGATTATCCGCACTCCTCCCAGCTTAAAGAGTTTCTCAGTTTAAAATCTCCACGCCAGCTTGGCGACATCTTTATATTGCCGCTCGAACCTTTTGATGAGGGGGAGGCTGCAGAAATGATTTCCCGAGTGGATAATCTGCCCGCTTCCCTGCTGTCCAAAATAGAGGATCAAGATATCAAGGTTAAATTATTCGTAGGAAAGCTTACTGATAATCCTACAGCCCAGCACCTTGAAGGGGTAATTCCCCGCGGCTATACAGGGGGTACCACCTGGGATGATGTCCCGGGGATTGGCGGGGCAAAAACAGTCCTTGTTAAAATAGGCTACAGTGATAAGGGGAAAGGCCATGGGTCCGTTAATCTGGAACTTCATGAACTTGCCCATTCTGTTGATCGCCATGTTTACAATGGCATCCGATTTAATCAAAAATTTCTCTCTGTCTGGAAAGCCGAGAAAGCTAAATTGTTCCCGGGTCAAAATTATTTTCTTTCCTTCCCTGAAGAATATTTCGCTGAGGCTTTTGCCATGTATTTTGCAGGAGGGGAATCCAGGAAATTATTAAGAGTGAATGCTCCGAAAACCTATGATTTTATAAACAAATTAAACTAA
- a CDS encoding thymidylate synthase, giving the protein MKQYLDLCRHVLENGTKKEDRTGTGTISTFGYQMRFNLQEGFPLVTTKKLHLKSIIHELLWFLNGDTNVKYLQENGVRIWNEWADEEGNLGPVYGHQWRSWTGADGNTVDQISSLIHQIKTNPDSRRLIVNAWNAGEIEKMALPPCHCMFQFYAADGKLSCQLYQRSADVFLGVPFNIASYALLTMMVAQVCDLEPGEFVHTFGDVHIYQNHIDQVNLQLSRDPRKLPKMIINPDVKDIFSFKFDDFQLEDYNPYPHIKGVVSV; this is encoded by the coding sequence ATGAAACAATATTTGGATTTATGCAGGCATGTTTTGGAAAATGGTACAAAGAAAGAAGACCGTACAGGGACAGGGACAATAAGTACATTTGGCTATCAGATGCGCTTTAACCTTCAGGAAGGCTTCCCATTGGTAACAACAAAAAAATTGCATTTGAAATCCATTATCCATGAACTGTTATGGTTTTTAAACGGTGATACAAATGTAAAATACCTTCAGGAAAATGGTGTGAGGATATGGAATGAATGGGCTGACGAGGAAGGCAATCTTGGGCCGGTTTATGGTCATCAGTGGAGATCCTGGACAGGTGCCGATGGAAATACAGTTGATCAGATCAGCAGCCTGATTCACCAGATTAAAACAAATCCCGATTCCCGCCGGCTGATTGTAAATGCATGGAACGCAGGAGAGATTGAAAAGATGGCTTTGCCGCCTTGCCACTGCATGTTCCAGTTTTATGCTGCAGATGGAAAGCTATCCTGCCAGCTCTATCAAAGATCTGCAGATGTCTTTCTCGGAGTGCCGTTTAATATTGCCTCCTATGCTTTACTGACTATGATGGTTGCACAGGTGTGCGATCTGGAGCCTGGTGAATTCGTTCATACTTTCGGTGATGTGCATATCTACCAGAATCATATTGACCAGGTAAACCTCCAGCTGAGCCGAGATCCCCGAAAGCTTCCAAAAATGATTATTAATCCGGATGTGAAAGATATTTTCAGCTTTAAGTTTGATGATTTCCAGCTGGAAGACTATAATCCCTACCCTCATATTAAAGGGGTTGTCAGTGTATGA
- a CDS encoding dihydrofolate reductase — MISLMWAMDENRVIGKDNKLPWHLPEDLKFFKRTTMGHPIAMGRKTWDSIGRPLPGRENIVITRNKSFSCEGCTVVNTVEELLKYSGEREDEIFVIGGAEIFKAILPAADRLYLTMIYDQFEGDTYFPELDMSEWDLLSREKGTRDEKNPYDFEFLIYKRK; from the coding sequence ATGATTTCTTTAATGTGGGCTATGGATGAGAATCGTGTGATCGGCAAGGATAATAAACTTCCCTGGCATCTGCCTGAGGACTTAAAGTTCTTTAAAAGAACTACAATGGGGCATCCGATTGCCATGGGACGCAAAACCTGGGATTCAATCGGAAGACCTCTGCCAGGGAGAGAGAATATTGTTATTACCCGGAATAAATCCTTTTCCTGTGAAGGATGCACAGTTGTAAATACGGTTGAAGAGCTCCTGAAGTACAGCGGTGAAAGGGAAGATGAAATCTTCGTCATAGGCGGTGCCGAGATTTTTAAAGCCATTCTTCCTGCAGCTGATCGTCTCTATCTGACTATGATTTATGATCAATTTGAAGGAGACACATACTTTCCGGAATTAGACATGTCAGAATGGGACCTCTTATCAAGGGAGAAGGGCACCAGGGATGAAAAAAATCCATATGATTTTGAATTCCTCATTTATAAAAGAAAATAA
- a CDS encoding lysophospholipid acyltransferase family protein: MLRLIIFFLYMGGYLVYSLPALSRMRNLNAALPVDERDRIIHNVPQKWSRTIMKISGSQVEVTGQELIPKGPVVIVCNHEGDFDIPVLLASIHKPFGFISKVEVKKAPIISSWMKVMNCVFIDRSNRSKAINSLKDAALLLRQGHSLLIFPEGTRSKGGQVAPFKVGGFRLAQDAGVPIVPISIKGTADVFEKNGRLIKPAKIEIRVCKPVNSKIVKDMDAKFLAQEVREIICSSLTGKKIAS, encoded by the coding sequence ATGCTTCGATTAATAATCTTTTTTCTGTATATGGGCGGATATTTGGTTTATAGCCTGCCTGCACTATCCCGCATGAGGAACCTGAATGCAGCGCTCCCTGTTGATGAACGAGACCGCATCATCCATAATGTGCCGCAGAAGTGGTCCAGGACAATAATGAAAATTTCAGGCTCTCAAGTGGAAGTTACGGGGCAGGAATTGATTCCCAAGGGGCCTGTTGTCATTGTTTGCAATCATGAAGGGGATTTTGATATTCCAGTCCTTCTTGCATCTATTCATAAACCTTTTGGTTTTATTTCAAAAGTTGAAGTTAAGAAAGCACCCATTATCTCTTCATGGATGAAAGTCATGAACTGTGTTTTTATTGATCGCAGCAATCGCAGCAAGGCTATCAATTCTTTAAAGGATGCTGCATTGCTTTTAAGGCAGGGACACTCTCTCCTGATTTTCCCGGAAGGAACAAGAAGCAAGGGCGGGCAGGTAGCGCCTTTTAAAGTGGGCGGATTCCGGCTTGCACAGGATGCAGGAGTTCCGATTGTGCCAATTTCTATTAAAGGAACAGCCGATGTCTTTGAAAAGAATGGGAGGCTTATAAAGCCGGCTAAAATAGAAATCCGGGTGTGTAAACCTGTGAATTCTAAGATTGTTAAAGATATGGATGCAAAGTTTCTTGCTCAGGAAGTAAGAGAAATAATCTGCAGCAGCCTTACAGGCAAGAAGATCGCGTCATAA
- the ilvA gene encoding threonine ammonia-lyase IlvA, which translates to MEQKVMTKKWVQLEDILIAYQQLKDIVAHTPLQKNERLSEKYGCNVYLKREDLQHVRSFKLRGAYYKVKSLTAVELENGVVCASAGNHAQGVAYACRHLGVQGKIFMPATTPRQKVSQVELFGRDSVEIILVGDTFDDSYYEALKCAEAESRAFIHPFDDEMVIAGQGTVAVEILNDCEEPADFVFASIGGGGLMAGLSTYIKSISPETQMIGVEPAGAPSMSESIRVQTVAPLDEIDKFVDGAAVKCVGEKTYEICNELVDDIFMVPEGKVCTTILELYNEHAIVAEPAGALPIAALEMCREQIKGKNVVCVISGGNNDIGRMQEIKERSLLYEGLLYHFIVNFPQRAGALREFLDEVLGPTDDITRFEYTKKNNKENGPALVGIELKHKKDYSDLILRMNKKGFSYKEINKDSNLFHLLV; encoded by the coding sequence ATGGAACAGAAGGTAATGACAAAAAAATGGGTGCAGTTGGAAGATATTTTGATTGCATACCAGCAGCTAAAGGATATTGTTGCCCATACACCTTTACAGAAAAATGAACGTCTATCAGAAAAGTATGGGTGCAATGTCTATCTAAAAAGAGAAGATCTTCAGCATGTCCGCTCATTTAAATTAAGAGGTGCCTACTATAAAGTTAAATCTTTAACTGCAGTGGAACTGGAAAATGGTGTAGTCTGTGCAAGTGCAGGGAACCATGCACAGGGAGTCGCCTACGCGTGCAGGCATCTTGGAGTCCAGGGGAAAATTTTTATGCCGGCAACCACACCGAGGCAAAAAGTAAGTCAAGTGGAGCTGTTTGGAAGGGACTCAGTGGAAATCATTCTCGTAGGAGATACTTTTGATGATTCCTATTACGAAGCACTTAAATGTGCAGAGGCGGAAAGCAGGGCATTTATTCACCCATTTGATGATGAAATGGTGATTGCAGGACAGGGGACAGTAGCGGTGGAAATCCTTAATGACTGTGAGGAGCCTGCAGATTTTGTTTTTGCGAGTATTGGCGGAGGCGGATTAATGGCCGGTCTGAGCACTTACATAAAAAGTATATCACCGGAAACACAGATGATTGGAGTAGAACCGGCAGGAGCACCATCGATGAGTGAATCAATCAGGGTTCAAACAGTAGCACCTCTCGATGAAATTGATAAGTTTGTAGATGGAGCGGCAGTAAAATGTGTCGGTGAAAAAACCTATGAGATCTGCAATGAGCTTGTTGATGACATTTTCATGGTTCCTGAAGGGAAAGTGTGTACGACGATCCTTGAATTATATAATGAGCATGCGATTGTGGCTGAGCCTGCCGGTGCGCTGCCAATAGCCGCACTTGAAATGTGCAGGGAGCAAATCAAAGGGAAGAATGTCGTATGTGTGATCAGCGGCGGCAATAATGATATTGGACGAATGCAGGAGATAAAAGAGAGGTCCTTGCTTTATGAAGGCCTGCTTTACCACTTTATTGTGAATTTCCCTCAGCGTGCGGGAGCATTAAGAGAGTTTCTTGACGAGGTTCTTGGCCCAACAGATGATATTACACGGTTTGAGTACACGAAGAAAAATAATAAAGAAAATGGTCCAGCCCTTGTTGGAATTGAGCTGAAGCATAAAAAGGACTATAGTGACCTCATTTTGAGAATGAATAAAAAAGGATTCTCATACAAAGAAATAAACAAAGACAGTAACCTTTTTCATCTGCTGGTATAA
- a CDS encoding twin-arginine translocase TatA/TatE family subunit encodes MLSNIGVPGLILILVLALIIFGPKKLPEIGRAFGETLREFKKSTRDLTSDVMEELEQDSKKKTVK; translated from the coding sequence ATGCTTTCAAATATTGGTGTTCCGGGATTAATTTTAATCCTTGTTTTGGCGTTAATCATATTCGGACCCAAAAAACTGCCGGAAATTGGCCGTGCTTTTGGTGAAACACTTAGAGAATTCAAAAAATCCACCCGTGACCTAACGAGTGACGTAATGGAAGAACTTGAACAGGATTCTAAGAAAAAAACGGTTAAATAA
- the tatC gene encoding twin-arginine translocase subunit TatC: MEEKELNLVEHLDELRKRLIITASAFILFFIAGFVFVEDIYKWLVRDLDVKLIVLGPSDIIWVYFMLAAVIAVAGTIPILALQIWLFVKPALTAAERRISLSYVPALFILFIIGLCFGYFVIFPTVLSFLVELGGEMFEANFTADKYFRFVLNMTLPFGVLFELPVVIMFLTSLGIINPYVLTKIRKYAYFVLVVISVVISPPDFMSDILVTIPLLLLYEISINLSKIVYKRKLKKAENSGEASS; the protein is encoded by the coding sequence ATGGAAGAAAAAGAGTTAAATTTAGTCGAACATCTAGATGAATTAAGAAAAAGACTCATTATAACGGCATCAGCATTTATCCTGTTCTTTATTGCAGGCTTTGTTTTTGTGGAGGATATTTATAAATGGCTGGTAAGAGATCTGGACGTCAAATTGATTGTCCTGGGCCCAAGTGATATTATCTGGGTTTACTTTATGCTTGCTGCGGTCATTGCGGTTGCAGGGACAATTCCCATTCTGGCTTTGCAGATTTGGCTGTTTGTCAAGCCTGCTCTGACAGCAGCTGAGCGGAGGATTTCTCTTTCTTACGTGCCGGCGCTTTTTATTTTGTTCATTATTGGCCTTTGCTTTGGCTATTTTGTCATTTTCCCCACCGTATTAAGCTTTCTTGTTGAATTGGGTGGAGAAATGTTTGAGGCCAATTTCACTGCGGATAAATATTTCCGCTTTGTCCTTAATATGACATTGCCTTTTGGAGTTTTGTTTGAACTCCCTGTAGTCATCATGTTCCTGACTTCGCTTGGAATCATTAATCCTTATGTACTTACTAAAATCAGGAAGTATGCTTATTTTGTCCTTGTCGTGATTTCAGTTGTTATATCACCTCCTGACTTTATGTCTGATATTCTTGTCACTATTCCATTGCTTCTGCTTTATGAAATAAGCATCAACTTATCAAAAATTGTCTACAAAAGAAAGCTGAAAAAGGCAGAGAATTCAGGAGAGGCATCTTCTTAA
- a CDS encoding DUF2535 family protein — protein MLFKSLEFKNAVGQKVKIIEIPVLAKDSPYYFMIQVRLKTFIAATNANEKTLKNHSFREYLKRVLKWPVYEEIFKTPELKNNA, from the coding sequence TTGCTATTTAAAAGCCTAGAGTTCAAAAATGCTGTTGGACAGAAGGTAAAAATTATTGAAATTCCTGTATTGGCAAAAGATAGCCCTTATTATTTTATGATCCAAGTCCGTTTGAAAACTTTTATTGCGGCCACTAACGCCAATGAGAAAACACTTAAGAACCATTCTTTTAGAGAATATCTAAAGAGAGTTTTAAAGTGGCCCGTCTATGAAGAGATTTTTAAGACTCCAGAATTAAAAAATAACGCTTAA
- a CDS encoding DegV family protein has protein sequence MAKIKIVTDSTADLSSELIEKFDIEVVPLSIHIEGNTYLDRVDITPSEFMKKMKEADELPKSSQPPAGVFAEVYDRFGDQGYDILSIHMTGGMSGTVQSAESAAAMSHANVTVVDSRYISKALAFQVLEAAKMASEGKSIQEIVSRLETIRINTKLFVVVDTLENLVKGGRIGKGKAMIGSLLNIKPIASLEGGVYTPVAKVRSHTQVAKYLAKQFAEDIKGKTIKGVGLVHAEGIELASKLKKMIEELDAASEIEIEETTPIISTHTGPGAIGFMYHLED, from the coding sequence ATGGCTAAAATAAAAATTGTTACAGATTCTACAGCTGACCTATCCAGCGAATTGATTGAAAAATTCGATATTGAAGTCGTCCCGCTATCTATTCACATAGAAGGTAATACATACTTAGACCGGGTTGATATTACTCCATCTGAATTCATGAAAAAAATGAAAGAAGCGGACGAGTTGCCTAAAAGCTCACAGCCTCCTGCGGGAGTATTCGCTGAGGTGTATGACAGGTTTGGTGACCAGGGCTATGATATTCTTTCTATTCATATGACTGGCGGAATGAGCGGTACTGTTCAGTCAGCAGAAAGTGCAGCAGCTATGTCACATGCAAATGTTACAGTGGTAGATTCAAGATATATTTCCAAAGCACTGGCTTTTCAAGTATTGGAGGCTGCAAAAATGGCCAGCGAAGGGAAAAGTATTCAGGAAATTGTCAGCCGGCTGGAAACCATTCGCATAAATACTAAATTGTTTGTAGTAGTGGATACGTTAGAAAATCTTGTAAAAGGCGGAAGAATCGGCAAAGGCAAGGCCATGATCGGTTCCTTGCTGAATATAAAACCAATTGCCTCGCTTGAAGGCGGTGTATACACACCTGTCGCCAAAGTAAGAAGCCATACCCAGGTTGCCAAATATTTGGCCAAGCAATTTGCAGAGGATATCAAAGGGAAAACAATAAAAGGTGTAGGCCTTGTCCATGCAGAAGGCATTGAGTTAGCTTCTAAACTGAAGAAGATGATTGAAGAGCTGGATGCTGCTTCAGAGATTGAAATTGAAGAAACAACTCCAATTATCAGTACACATACGGGACCAGGAGCAATTGGATTTATGTATCATCTGGAAGATTAA
- a CDS encoding ATP-binding protein gives MKDQIKNLPLFRKVLLFSFLISFFVTVFTAGISFMVETRQLEKQLTDRVTDMASLWSSVIAYEDVEKVKEYQDPSDPAYKRLHHLISLVNEKAAFSNASLIMPEKSDNNSVKLLVTSKSFEEMGLESFSLYSAGDEFTDGLTAAVQKKSSVSSEVYEDQFGTWVSAFAPIEDPKGNIIAILCIDIDAAVLKSIQRDLALYLSGLFLIIIFLVYFVLKRGLTKVLEPINDIISGFKEVSSGNFNVKLKPSNQADLGILSERFNFMTTRLAILFERLSATSEQFGTVQRNTPSSHRFEEAIGEMEHIMERTKIIKELQRAEKMNAIGQLAASVAHEIRNPMTVVKGFLQIFLAKEEMTGEEKMYIKLMIDEMDRAETIINDYLSLAKPDLEQVEAINAGELAASVIDLMNSYAMMSKNISVVSEISEGIWIQGNASELKQVLINIYKNGIEAMKNGGCLSLSVSSEGTYGVFEISDTGIGMTKEEMDRLGTAFYSLKEKGTGMGLLVCYQIVDRMKGRIEVNSEKGKGTVFRIFIPLAID, from the coding sequence ATGAAGGATCAAATAAAAAATCTGCCTTTGTTCAGAAAAGTGCTGTTATTCTCCTTCCTCATCTCTTTCTTTGTCACGGTTTTTACAGCAGGCATCAGCTTTATGGTTGAAACCCGGCAGCTGGAGAAGCAGCTTACAGATAGAGTGACTGACATGGCTTCTCTTTGGAGCTCTGTTATAGCGTACGAAGATGTTGAAAAAGTAAAGGAATATCAGGATCCGTCCGATCCTGCTTATAAAAGGCTGCATCATCTTATTTCATTGGTAAATGAAAAGGCAGCCTTTTCAAATGCATCTCTGATTATGCCGGAAAAAAGTGATAATAATTCGGTAAAGTTATTAGTAACTTCCAAAAGCTTTGAAGAAATGGGCCTGGAATCATTTTCACTTTATTCGGCAGGTGACGAATTTACAGATGGTTTAACGGCGGCAGTGCAGAAAAAAAGCTCTGTATCCAGTGAGGTTTATGAGGATCAGTTTGGCACCTGGGTTTCTGCCTTTGCACCTATAGAGGATCCTAAAGGAAATATAATTGCCATATTATGCATAGATATTGATGCAGCTGTGCTGAAATCGATTCAAAGAGATTTAGCCCTTTATTTATCAGGTTTGTTTTTAATCATTATCTTTTTAGTATATTTTGTTTTGAAGCGGGGTCTTACAAAAGTATTAGAGCCAATCAATGATATTATTTCGGGTTTTAAGGAAGTCAGCAGCGGTAACTTTAACGTAAAGTTAAAGCCTTCTAATCAAGCAGATTTAGGCATTCTTTCTGAGAGATTTAACTTTATGACAACCCGGCTGGCTATCCTTTTTGAAAGGCTGTCTGCCACTTCCGAGCAATTTGGGACAGTTCAAAGGAATACTCCCTCTTCACATCGCTTTGAAGAAGCAATAGGGGAAATGGAGCATATCATGGAAAGGACAAAGATTATTAAGGAGCTGCAAAGAGCTGAAAAGATGAACGCAATTGGCCAGCTTGCTGCTTCGGTGGCACATGAGATCAGAAACCCAATGACAGTGGTAAAAGGATTTCTCCAGATTTTTCTGGCCAAGGAAGAAATGACCGGAGAAGAAAAAATGTACATAAAGCTTATGATTGATGAGATGGACAGAGCAGAAACAATCATAAACGATTATTTATCACTTGCCAAACCTGATTTAGAACAAGTGGAGGCGATCAATGCCGGAGAACTTGCTGCCAGTGTAATTGATTTAATGAACTCATATGCCATGATGTCAAAAAATATATCTGTTGTTTCGGAGATATCTGAAGGAATATGGATACAAGGGAATGCAAGTGAGTTAAAGCAGGTTTTGATCAATATTTATAAAAACGGCATTGAAGCCATGAAAAATGGGGGCTGTTTGTCGCTTTCAGTATCCAGTGAAGGTACATATGGTGTTTTTGAAATTTCTGATACTGGAATCGGTATGACAAAGGAAGAAATGGATAGATTGGGTACCGCTTTTTATTCTTTGAAAGAAAAGGGAACTGGAATGGGCCTGCTGGTGTGCTACCAGATTGTCGACCGGATGAAGGGACGTATTGAGGTTAATAGTGAAAAAGGAAAAGGAACGGTTTTCCGGATATTCATTCCGCTGGCTATTGATTAA
- a CDS encoding nucleoside hydrolase, which yields MRKNVLLFSDFGIDDFVAVIFAFFSEEINIVGIVADYGNVSREDAIRNAAYLQEVTGHKDIPVFSGAELPLTGEVPVYYPDVHGLEGLGPIVPNLEYSNILFENFGDFKDLIQKYENDIIIVNVGRLSSLAAAFILYPGLMSKVSDFYIMGGAFNVPGNVTPVAEANFYGDPYAANVVFVNAPKKIHIFPLDVTMSAIITPAIVDALNAYYLSVQNKVGLLLKPMVDYYFNFYKETYPGISGSPLHDLLTFWAMLEGAEIQYMDVPIKIIVDRGEAFGQSIGDFRNVPPEDKMKYRIHRIAVQFNYSNFIRTFYEIMTNHKTKTP from the coding sequence ATGAGAAAAAATGTCCTTTTATTCAGTGACTTTGGAATAGATGATTTTGTTGCGGTGATCTTTGCCTTTTTCTCAGAAGAAATCAATATCGTGGGGATTGTTGCTGATTATGGAAATGTATCCAGAGAAGATGCCATCCGAAATGCTGCATACCTTCAAGAAGTAACTGGACACAAAGATATTCCTGTATTCAGTGGAGCCGAGCTGCCTTTAACCGGGGAAGTTCCAGTATATTATCCGGACGTCCACGGTTTAGAGGGACTCGGCCCAATTGTGCCGAATCTGGAGTATTCAAATATCCTATTTGAAAATTTCGGTGATTTTAAAGACCTGATCCAGAAGTATGAAAATGATATAATCATAGTAAATGTAGGCAGACTTTCTTCACTGGCTGCGGCATTTATTCTTTACCCTGGACTCATGAGTAAAGTCAGTGACTTTTATATAATGGGAGGGGCATTTAATGTTCCCGGTAATGTGACACCAGTGGCTGAAGCAAATTTTTATGGTGATCCGTATGCGGCTAATGTTGTGTTTGTGAATGCACCGAAGAAAATTCATATCTTTCCTTTGGATGTAACAATGTCTGCGATCATTACACCAGCAATTGTCGACGCACTTAATGCCTATTATCTGTCTGTACAAAATAAAGTAGGCTTACTTCTTAAGCCTATGGTGGATTATTATTTTAATTTTTATAAAGAAACCTATCCTGGCATAAGCGGCAGTCCCCTGCACGATTTGTTAACCTTTTGGGCAATGCTTGAAGGAGCTGAAATTCAATACATGGATGTCCCGATAAAAATAATTGTCGACAGAGGAGAGGCGTTTGGCCAGAGCATTGGAGATTTTAGGAATGTACCTCCTGAAGATAAGATGAAATACCGGATTCATCGTATTGCTGTGCAATTTAATTATTCAAATTTTATCAGGACATTTTATGAGATAATGACCAATCATAAAACGAAAACACCCTAA